A genomic window from Daphnia carinata strain CSIRO-1 chromosome 9, CSIRO_AGI_Dcar_HiC_V3, whole genome shotgun sequence includes:
- the LOC130697828 gene encoding uncharacterized protein LOC130697828 has protein sequence MGKEYDKIHFVETPILSIEENGVRQVETQKDRVPEEIPREKNNHIDDIKKRRSSLRRSINCGSGASFRAACAAVDPSLPPADKKRKITELSLNQTLMEMKLNALEKEQDAVTAFSESLRNKMEEILHQVQSSAGDELPAHKQETQARTAIKKMKEEKVLWNDEFKNRREAYLEARNKLKDVLKGKLYIETARLKSEDVKFLNSLPDFTAINNKIVSYKNRHYIGLVQLEKNSQRIHRSLAILGRQLDEAQHVIIPTFKWT, from the exons ATGGGAAAAGAGTATGATAAAATCCATTTTGTTGAGACTCCCATATTAAGCATTGAAGAAAATGGTGTGCGACAAGTGGAAACACAGAAAGATCGGGTGCCTGAAGAAATacctagagaaaaaaataatcacaTCGATGACatcaaaaaaaggagatcGAGTCTTCGAAGAAGCATAAACTGTGGTTCAGGAGCATCCTTCCGAG CTGCTTGTGCTGCGGTAGACCCATCATTGCCTCCCGCAGACAAGAAACGTAAAATCACCGAACTGTCTCTGAATCAAACACTTATGGAAATGAAGCTTAATGCCCTAGAAAAAGAGCAGGATGCTGTGACTGCATTTTCAGAAAGCCTTCGAAATAAGATGGAGGAAATTCTTCATCAAGTTCAAAGTTCTGCCGGAGATGAGCTACCTGCCCATAAACAAGAGACACAAGCAAGAACAGCcataaaaaagatgaaagaagaaaaagtcttATGGAATGATGAATTTAAGAACAGAAGAGAAGCCTACTTAGAGGCtagaaacaagttaaaagatgTTTTGAAGGGAAAACTCTACATTGAGACAGCTCGATTGAAGTCCGAAGATGTGAAGTTTCTTAATAGCTTGCCAGATTTCACTGctatcaacaacaaaattgtTTCATATAAAAACCGCCACTATATTGGCCTAGTGCAATTGGAGAAGAATTCTCAGCGAATACATCGCTCATTAGCAATACTAGGGCGTCAACTTGACGAGGCTCAACATGTGATAATCCCAACTTTTAAATGGACATAA
- the LOC130697822 gene encoding translation initiation factor eIF-2B subunit alpha-like isoform X2: MKKADCSITSVQSGCELFQRFITLTVALDQSNFKECKDIMKKRGEIFLRKLQEARPKIAKLGAPFILDGQKILTHSKSRVVLQTLREAALTSKKRFHVFITESYPDRSGVLMRDELLKLNISSTLVLDSAMGYVMESVDLVLVGAEGVVESGGIINKVGTYTMALCAKEMHKPFYVLAESFKFVRLYPLNQRDLPQELKFSSSTIKSNSNLLDQHPQVDYTPPGYLTLLFTDLGILTPSAVSDELIKLYL; encoded by the exons atgaagaaagctGATTGCTCTATTACATCAGTCCAATCAGGCTGTGAGCTTTTTCAACGATTTATCACACTGACTGTTGCTCTTGATCAATct AATTTCAAAGAATGCAAGGATATTATGAAGAAACGTggtgaaatatttttaaggaaattACAAGAAGCAAGGCCTAAAATAGCTAAACTGGGTGCTCCTTTTATCCTTGATGGACAAAAAATTCTCACGCACTCCAAGTCTAGGGTGGTTCTTCAGACGTTACGTGAGGCTGCACTGACTTCAAAAAAACGTTTCCATGTTTTCATCACTGAGTCGTATCCGGATCGAAGTGGTGTGCTGATGAGGGACGAACTGTTGAAACTTAACATTAGCTCAACCCTTGTTTTAGATTCGGCGATGGGTTATGTCATGGAATCAGTAGATTTGGTTCTTGTTGGGGCTGAAGGGGTTGTAGAAAGTGGGGGAATTATAAACAAG GTGGGAACATATACCATGGCACTCTGTGCTAAGGAGATGCACAAGCCTTTCTACGTACTTGCTGAGAGTTTCAAATTTGTTCGTCTCTACCCGTTGAACCAACGTGATTTGCCTCAAGAATTAAAG TTCTCGTCAAGTACCATTAAGTCCAACTCCAATCTTCTCGACCAGCATCCCCAAGTTGACTACACACCTCCTGGATACCTAACTTTACTTTTCACAGATTTGGGAATTCTCACTCCATCAGCAGTCAGTGATGAATTAATTAAACTGTATCTCTGA
- the LOC130697810 gene encoding palmitoyltransferase ZDHHC6-like, which translates to MGWSKVIHIGPLFTIVVIKSVVWSTIHCNSMWWPPYHSWPGFTNAAVFLFLSASTLYNFLYSLHVGPGYLPLKWKPKNEDDIQYLQYCTVCEGYKAPRSHHCRKCNRCIMKRDHHCIFINNCLGHLNHTSFIAFLISAVIGCAQSIIIISCTMYRALHPTYYYYDHADIREVPFVILGLWPFVISLISLGLAAGVVFAVGFLFFVQMKVILRNQTAIEDWVHEKAVYRREGTDEAPFIHPYNLGWRENLVQVINWSFQPKGDGIEWKIRESCHNYSFTIEQIEQKKIKRERCVEYVVEKAYSGRWFPLISFGIMACLRPPCSDETRIPLRIGDKVAVTRWKKYWLYGEIQERGQIQMNPTERRVLRGWFPRLSCSPSYIEYEKEE; encoded by the exons ATGGGCTGGAGCAAAGTGATTCATATAGGACCACTGTTCACAATCG TTGTTATTAAATCAGTTGTATGGTCAACAATTCATTGCAATTCTATGTGGTGGCCACCATATCACTCATGGCCTGGATTCACTAATGCTGctgttttcctctttttgaGTGCATCAACTCTCTACAATTTTCTCTATTCACTGCATGTTGGTCCTGGATATTTACCTCTGAAATGGAAACCA aaaaatgaagatgacATCCAATATCTACAGTACTGTACAGTATGTGAGGGATATAAAGCCCCAAGATCTCATCACTGTAGAAAAT GCAATAGATGCATTATGAAACGGGACCACCACTGCATATTTATAAATAACTGCCTTGGCCATTTGAACCACACCAGTTTCATCG CGTTCCTGATATCCGCTGTTATTGGATGCGCCCAAAGCATTATCATCATTTCTTGCACCATGTATCGAGCTCTTCATCCG ACCTACTACTATTACGACCATGCGGATATACGAGAAGTGCCTTTTGTAATATTGGGACTTTGGCCCTTTGTGATAAGTTTAATTTCGTTAGGATTAGCGGCCGGAGTAGTATTTGCTGTtggcttccttttctttgttcag ATGAAGGTGATTTTGAGGAACCAAACAGCCATCGAAGACTGGGTCCATGAAAAAGCTGTTTATCGCCGGGAAGGAACGGATGAAGCCCCTTTTATTCACCCATATAATTTAGGCTGGCGAGAGAATCTAGTTCAAGTGATCAATTGGTCATTTCAGCCAAAAGGTGATGGAATCGAATGGAAAATACGGGAAAGTTGTCATAATTACTCATTTACG ATAGAACAaattgaacagaaaaaaataaaacgggaaCGCTGTGTAGAATATGTTGTGGAAAAAGCATATAGTGGACGGTGGTTCCCGCTTATAAGTTTCGGCATTATGGCGTGTCTCCGACCACCATGCAGCGACGAGACGAGAATCCCTCTGCGGATAGGCGATAAAGTGGCAGTAACTCGCTGGAAAAA GTATTGGCTCTATGGCGAAATTCAAGAAAGAGGGCAGATTCAAATGAATCCCACTGAACGTCGGGTACTACGTGGGTGGTTTCCTCGCTTGTCCTGTTCTCCTTCCTATATCGAATAcgagaaagaagaatga
- the LOC130698153 gene encoding probable cysteine desulfurase has protein sequence MEDSGNKLATTIIDENLIGKRHEFDGPFGKRHVIYCDYTASGKPLHSIESFIMKEVLPVYGNTHTTTSITSVQTTLFRDEAREILRHAVGASENDALIFAGSGCTGAIHKLVGSLHLAERPIIFVGASDHHSNLLPWREIASRIIRIQEDLKGLLDTDALEHSLKIARKENRKMIGCFAVASNITGTLYQDMKITALLHQYGALSFWDYATAAPYVKIAMNPTSATYPSGVAHKDAIYFSMHKFVGGVQTPGILVVKKSLLKNHVPHGAGGGTVLFVDRNSHVYTRDIEMREEGGTPAIVENIRAGLVMKLKESVTAEWIMKREETLNKLAFQKWQNVPELIILGSITAPRLSVFSFVVRHLDTGYYLHHNFVCALLNDIYGIQARGGCACAGPYAQDLLGMNETLTDLFQEMIVDAEDGHYYDILRPGFTRLNLPYFAPDSEIDYIIKAVVAIAKHGWTMLPYYRTNIDTGEWHHHNPKLLPNANRKCLAEFDFRVIRKPVSHIEESNVATETPIDYEDYLRKGNDIFRLAMEDDCVINQTEQQLHFDNNPKANKLRWFLFPNEANNKKPLNGKVTPPFTPRRYAKIIAQCEYHLQHYSTLQKEDNLYELAPVTTNKRMLRFRNRRKCFPGTS, from the exons ATGGAAGACTCAGGCAATAAGCTGGCGACCACCATCATAGACGAAAATTTGATTGGCAAACGTCACGAATTCGATGGTCCATTCGGTAAAAGGCACGTCATCTACTGCGATTACACTGCGTCGGGCAAGCCATTGCACTCAATCGAATCATTCATCATGAAAGAGGTTCTGCCAGTCTATGGTAATACTCACACGACGACTTCCATTACTTCGGTACAGACGACACTCTTCAGGGACGAGGCTAGAGAAATTCTACGACACGCAGTTGGAGCGTCCGAAAATGATGCACTAATATTTGCAGGCAGTGGTTGCACAGGTGCGATTCACAAGCTAGTAGGTAGCCTCCATCTAGCTGAACGTCCAATTATCTTCGTCGGTGCAAGTGACCATCACTCGAATCTGTTACCCTGGAGAGAAATAGCATCAAGAATTATTCGCATCCAAGAAGACTTAAAGGGCCTGCTAGACACCGACGCACTGGAACATTCATTAAAGATAGCCCGCAAAGAAAATCGGAAAATGATTGGATGTTTCGCAGTAGCTTCGAATATCACTGGCACGCTTTATCAAGACATGAAAATCACCGCATTACTCCACCAGTACGGAGCTCTTTCCTTCTGGGACTATGCCACAGCAGCTCCCTACGTCAAAATAGCTATGAATCCTACCTCGGCGACATATCCATCAGGTGTAGCTCACAAGGACGCCATTTACTTTTCGATGCACAAATTTGTTGGCGGCGTTCAAACACCTGGTATCCTGGTTGTCAAAAAATCTCTTCTTAAGAATCACGTTCCACACGGAGCCGGCGGCGGGACGGTCCTCTTTGTCGACCGAAACAGCCACGTTTACACGCGTGATATCGAAATGCGTGAAGAAGGCGGTACTCCAGCTATCGTGGAAAACATCAGGGCCGGCCTAGtaatgaaattaaaagaaagCGTCACTGCTGAGTGGATTATGAAGAGAGAGGAGACTCTTAATAAACTCGCCTTTCAAAAATGGCAAAATGTTCCAGAACTGATTATCCTAGGAAGCATAACAGCACCGCGATTGTCCGTCTTCTCATTCGTCGTCCGTCACTTGGACACCGGCTATTACTTGCATCACAACTTTGTTTGTGCGTTGCTCAACGACATTTATGGCATTCAAGCCCGAGGTGGTTGCGCTTGTGCCGGACCGTACGCCCAAGATTTGCTCGGAATGAATGAAACTCTTACTGACCTATTCCAAGAAATGATTGTCGACGCTGAAGATGGCCATTATTACGATATCCTGAGGCCGGGCTTTACGCGATTAAATCTTCCCTATTTTGCCCCTGATTCAGAAATTGATTACATCATCAAGGCTGTTGTGGCAATAGCTAAACACGGATGGACCATGTTGCCTTACTACCGAACGAATATTGATACTGGAGAATGGCATCATCACAACCCAAAATTA TTACCAAACGCCAATCGAAAATGTTTAGCCGAATTCGACTTCCGCGTAATTCGCAAACCAGTGAGCCACATCGAAGAATCCAACGTAGCAACTGAAACGCCAATCGATTACGAAGATTACCttcgaaaaggaaatgatatTTTCCGATTAGCTATGGAAGATGACTGCGTAATTAATCAAACAGAGCAGCAACTTCATTTCGACAACAACCCTAAGGCAAACAAGTTGCGTTGGTTTCTTTTCCCTAATGAAGCCAATAATAAGAAACCCTTAAATGGCAAAGTGACTCCACCCTTCACGCCTCGTCGATACGCTAAAATTATAGCACAATGTGAATACCATTTGCAACATTACTCGACCTTGCAAAAAGAAGACAATTTGTACGAATTAGCTCCAGTAACAACCAACAAGCGTATGCTGCGTTTTCGCAATCGGCGCAAGTGTTTCCCAGGAACTTCGTAA
- the LOC130697822 gene encoding translation initiation factor eIF-2B subunit alpha-like isoform X1 produces the protein METTRNVLDFFQNIVEKEPEVSAAVAAIRTLMHILETFGDRTLRGLSEELRKATEEMKKADCSITSVQSGCELFQRFITLTVALDQSNFKECKDIMKKRGEIFLRKLQEARPKIAKLGAPFILDGQKILTHSKSRVVLQTLREAALTSKKRFHVFITESYPDRSGVLMRDELLKLNISSTLVLDSAMGYVMESVDLVLVGAEGVVESGGIINKVGTYTMALCAKEMHKPFYVLAESFKFVRLYPLNQRDLPQELKFSSSTIKSNSNLLDQHPQVDYTPPGYLTLLFTDLGILTPSAVSDELIKLYL, from the exons ATGGAAACCACAA GAAATGTATTggattttttccaaaatattgTGGAAAAGGAACCTGAAGTTTCAGCAGCCGTTGCAGCAATCCGCACATTGATGCATATCCTGGAAACCTTTGGCG ACAGAACACTCCGTGGACTGTCTGAAGAACTAAGGAAAGCTAcagaagaaatgaagaaagctGATTGCTCTATTACATCAGTCCAATCAGGCTGTGAGCTTTTTCAACGATTTATCACACTGACTGTTGCTCTTGATCAATct AATTTCAAAGAATGCAAGGATATTATGAAGAAACGTggtgaaatatttttaaggaaattACAAGAAGCAAGGCCTAAAATAGCTAAACTGGGTGCTCCTTTTATCCTTGATGGACAAAAAATTCTCACGCACTCCAAGTCTAGGGTGGTTCTTCAGACGTTACGTGAGGCTGCACTGACTTCAAAAAAACGTTTCCATGTTTTCATCACTGAGTCGTATCCGGATCGAAGTGGTGTGCTGATGAGGGACGAACTGTTGAAACTTAACATTAGCTCAACCCTTGTTTTAGATTCGGCGATGGGTTATGTCATGGAATCAGTAGATTTGGTTCTTGTTGGGGCTGAAGGGGTTGTAGAAAGTGGGGGAATTATAAACAAG GTGGGAACATATACCATGGCACTCTGTGCTAAGGAGATGCACAAGCCTTTCTACGTACTTGCTGAGAGTTTCAAATTTGTTCGTCTCTACCCGTTGAACCAACGTGATTTGCCTCAAGAATTAAAG TTCTCGTCAAGTACCATTAAGTCCAACTCCAATCTTCTCGACCAGCATCCCCAAGTTGACTACACACCTCCTGGATACCTAACTTTACTTTTCACAGATTTGGGAATTCTCACTCCATCAGCAGTCAGTGATGAATTAATTAAACTGTATCTCTGA
- the LOC130697806 gene encoding target of rapamycin complex 2 subunit MAPKAP1-like, with protein MAFYDNKYWILSHVRNSFLYSDDTGMCEMILQNADIPKNIREEGKKLWFGNLDDSEEEFDDDGRIHTRSLGNGNDDFGTRRRRLNTVVRLEKMKKEQQAAAMISTIRWKEPDLTILDEEKAKLFAKKEVVFQNYKSVLARLMAEHASDPDSPFIEYAKFDGNSQLRAPIRTIRIFLSMQTTEERNFPMTVCVIASAKVSELIGLVCYKYSQEKREPPLSGTVDNYALFIAEDDGSPDADFPCLEPKEVVGKFGFTSLALVRSTQPPKEVKKENETTKTTDQPTAEKPDDRGTVLESTDYQSFKGFLLHNIRPKTEITLGISWDQVEIKPCPATSRSVTTLLWSRPNLKPTRLPMEVIVDCVPLQTVPTSVAIMYYDTDKRKWRRLRIECDIKIIEQIVAKLKFILEIRGGLYRQEYLHHMSYVSKKASLIR; from the exons ATGGCGTTTTATGACAACAAATATTGGATTCTTTCCCATGTAAGGAACTCATTCTTGTATTCAGATGATACTG GTATGTGTGAAATGATATTGCAGAATGCTGATATACCAAAGAATATCAGAGAAGAGGGCAAAAAGTTATGGTTTGGGAACCTGGATGATTCAGAGGAAGaatttgatgatgatggacgGATTCACACACGATCTCTGGGAAATGGTAATGATGACTTCGGaaccagaagaagaaggcTTAACACTGTAGTAAGGCtagaaaagatgaagaaagaaCAACAGGCAGCAGCTATGATAAGTACTATTAGATGGAAAGAGCCAGATTTGACAATTCTGGATGAGGAAAAGGCAAAATTATTTGCCAAGAAGGAggtcgtttttcaaaattacaagTCTGTTCTTGCTCGTCTCATGGCTGAGCACGCTTCGGATCCCGACTCACCGTTCATAGAGTACGCGAAGTTCGATGGCAATTCCCAACTGAGAGCACCCATTAGAACCATAAGGATATTTTTAAGTATGCAAACTACAGAAGAACGCAACTTCCCTATGACCGTTTGCGTTATTGCTTCTGCCAAAGTTTCTGAACTCATCGGTCTTGTGTGCTACAAGTATAGCCAAGAGAAACGAGAACCCCCGCTAAG TGGAACTGTGGATAACTACGCCCTGTTTATTGCAGAAGATGACGGTAGTCCCGATGCCGATTTTCCTTGTCTCGAACCTAAAGAGGTAGTCGGAAAGTTTGGATTTACCTCACTGGCGTTGGTTCGTTCTACGCAACCTCCGAAAGAGgtgaaaaaagagaatgaaactACCAAGACGACGGACCAACCTACTGCTGAGAAACCAGATGATCGTGGAACCGTTTTGGAATCTACCGATTACCAATCTTTCAAAGGGTTTCTGCTACACAATATTCGACCTAAAACAGAAATTACTTTGG GAATTTCGTGGGATCAAGTGGAAATCAAGCCTTGCCCAGCAACGAGTCGATCTGTGACGACTTTGCTGTGGTCACGACCAAACCTCAAACCCACCCGTTTGCCTATGGAGGTGATCGTCGACTGTGTTCCTTTGCAAACAGTACCAACCTCAGTGGCTATTATGTATTACGACACAGACAAGAGAAAATGGAGGCGTTTGCGAATAGAGTGTGACATTAAGATTATTGAACAAATTGTGGCAAAGTTAAAATTCATATTAGAAATCCGGGGGGGACTTTACCGCCAAGAATACCTTCACCACATGTCATACGTGAGCAAGAAAGCCAGCCTCATCCGttaa
- the LOC130697813 gene encoding allatostatin-A receptor-like yields the protein MENLMLRIGVGIGDGIEFSDNPDLLISLDLRCGLCNDSRDAALSPIANHSSEDDCKSNYSSPHFTMQHIISIVVPIIFGVIAILGFIGNALVVVVVVANQQMRSTTNLLIINLALADLLFIVFCVPFTASDYALPFWPFGEVWCKIVQYLVIVTAYASVYTLVLMSLDRYLAVVHPFTSKSIRTKANTFWAIAVTWVVIFAACVPLLMAHGQVVYVFDDEQYSLCQFLQKEGWSHHVFQSTFFATSYAIPLLLICALYISMLLRLWRKEAPVGRASAEVQRGKKLRVTRMVCIVVGSFALCWFPIQLFLVLKSLALFEITPFTVMIQISSHILAYMSSCVNPFLYAFISDNFRKAFRKIVYCPRKD from the exons ATGGAAAATTTGATGCTTCGAATCGGCGTTGGAATCGGCGATGGAATCGAATTCTCAGACAATCCGGACCTTCTAATTTCGCTGGATCTTCGATGCGGCCTGTGTAACGACTCGCGCGATGCCGCCTTGTCTCCAATTGCAAACCACAGTTCCGAAGATGATTGCAAGTCAAACTACTCTAGTCCGCATTTTACTATGCAACACATCATTTCAATAGTG GTTCCCATTATTTTTGGAGTGATTGCCATACTTGGTTTCATTGGAAATGCTCTTGTTGTTGTGGTGGTTGTCGCCAATCAGCAGATGCGTAGCACAACGAACCTACTCATCATCAATTTAGCACTGGCTGACCTTTTGTTTATTGTGTTTTGCGTTCCCTTTACCGCCTCCGATTACGCATTGCCATTTTGGCCCTTCGGCGAAGTTTGGTGCAAAATTGTACAATATCTGGTTATTGTGACCGCATACGCCAGCGTGTATACGCTAGTCCTGATGTCACTTGATCGTTATTTAGCTGTCGTTCATCCATTCACTTCAAAGTCTATTCGAACGAAAGCCAACACTTTTTGGGCCATTGCTGTCACCTGG GTAGTTATATTTGCGGCGTGTGTTCCATTACTCATGGCGCACGGGCAAGTTGTTTACGTCTTTGATGACGAACAATATTCCTTATGCCAATTTTTGCAAAAG GAAGGATGGAGTCATCACGTGTTTCAGAGCACCTTTTTTGCAACATCTTACGCAATCCCACTGTTGCTGATTTGCGCGTTGTACATTAGCATGCTCTTACGATTATGGAGAAAGGAAGCTCCAGTAGGGCGTGCTTCGGCTGAAGTCCAACGTGGTAAGAAATTACGTGTTACCCGCATGGTATGCATAGTAGTCGGCAGTTTTGCCTTGTGTTGGTTTCCCATTCAACTGTTTCTCGTTTTGAAGAGTTTGGCCTTGTTTGAAATCACACCTTTCACTGTTATGATACAAATCAGTTCCCACATATTGGCCTATATGAGTTCGTGTGTAAATCCTTTTCTGTATGCGTTTATATCTGATAATTTTCGGAAAGCCTTCCGTAAAATTGTTTACTGCCCTAGGAAAGATTGA